One window from the genome of Hippoglossus hippoglossus isolate fHipHip1 chromosome 6, fHipHip1.pri, whole genome shotgun sequence encodes:
- the lrp5 gene encoding low-density lipoprotein receptor-related protein 5 isoform X3: MGLKATKVTETYGTNGCAVDNGGCSHLCFWQRQTVSCACPMGMELLSDLQTCVVPEAFLLFTNRDNIRSISLGTNSNDVAIPLTGVKEASALDFDVSERRIYWTDIQSKTISRAYMNGSSVEHVIEFGLDYPEGMAVDWMGRNIYWADTGTNRIEVARLDGQYRQVLVCKDLDNPRSLDNPRSLALHPAKGYMYWTEWGGRPRIARAYMDGSIIMTLVDKVGRANGLTIDYVDHRLYWTDLDTCMIESTNLQGLQREIIVDDLPHPFGLTQYRDFIYWTDFNLRSIERADKRSGLNRTVVLQGQLELMLDILVFHSSRQDGSNECSQNNGNCAHLCLATPAGAQCRCASHYTLNPDGRNCSSPSSFLLFSQKASISRMVLGEQSPDIILPIHVLRNVRAVSYDPLDRLVYWLDGRQNIRRARDDGAMSMIVSSTFQPMDNQLHDLSLDPYSRHIYWTCETTNTINVQRMDGHTVGVVLKDDTDKPRAIMVSAEKGYMYFTTVQERSAKIEGASLDGTERESLFTTGLIRPVALALDNKLGKLFWVDADLKRIESSDLTGANRIVLQDSNILQPMGLTVLGGHLYWIDRQQQMIERVDKLTGDGRTRIQGRISYLTSIHAVEEMDPQEFASHPCSRDNGGCSHICIAKGDGTPRCSCPMHLVLLQDLLRCGEPPTCSTEQFTCSTGEIDCIPMAWRCDGVTECEDGSDEENCPVCSAFQFLCDKGGCIDAQRRCNGEPDCADDTDEQDCETICHPNQFRCSDNQCITKKQQCDNYSDCPDGSDELACENVSPPSSGIPNTGPNTIGPVIAIILLVFVIGAAYFVCQRVVCRRYKGPSGTFPHEYIGGTPHVPLNFISPSSSQHGTFQGISCGKSMMSSVSLMGSNSSGAPLYDRNHVTGASSSSSSSTKGAFYPQILNPPPSPATDRSLYNTEIFYSSNSPSTTRSYRPYHPVRGTAPPTTPCSTDVCDSDYTPHHLPAGLASSTGRWKAMGHGSHGKHTKYYMDLNSDSDPYPPPPTPRSQYLSAEDSCPPSPSTEHSYFHLCPPPPSPCTDSL; this comes from the exons ATGGGACTGAAGGCCACTAAAGTGACAGAGACATACG GTACAAATGGCTGTGCAGTGGATAATGGTGGATGCAGCCATCTGTGTTTCTGGCAGCGACAGACTGTTAGCTGTGCCTGCCCCATGGGCATGGAGCTTCTCTCAGACCTGCAGACCTGTGTGGTGCCTGAGGCCTTCTTGCTCTTCACTAACAG GGACAACATCAGGAGTATCTCTTTGGGCACCAACAGCAACGACGTGGCCATTCCTCTGACTGGAGTTAAAGAAGCCTCAGCTCTCGACTTTGACGTCTCTGAAAGGAGAATATATTGGACTGACATACAGTCCAAG ACAATTAGTAGAGCATATATGAATGGCAGCTCAGTAGAACATGTCATAGAGTTTGGACTGGACTACCCAGAAGGCATGGCAGTTGACTGGATGGGTCGTAACATCTATTGGGCCGACACAGGCACTAACCGTATCGAGGTGGCCAGGCTGGACGGCCAGTACCGGCAGGTTCTGGTTTGCAAGGATCTTGACAACCCGCGATCGTTGGACAACCCTCGCTCACTGGCACTGCACCCAGCTAAAGG ATACATGTACTGGACAGAGTGGGGTGGTCGACCTCGTATAGCCAGAGCATACATGGACGGCAGCATCATCATGACCTTGGTTGATAAAGTGGGCCGGGCAAACGGACTGACCATTGACTATGTAGACCATCGACTCTATTGGACCGACTTGGACACATGTATGATCGAAAGCACCAACTTGCAAG GCCTTCAGAGAGAGATCATAGTAGACGACCTCCCTCACCCCTTCGGTCTGACACAATACCGAGATTTTATCTACTGGACAGACTTCAATCTGCGGAGTATTGAGAGAGCAGATAAACGCAGTGGGCTCAACCGCACTGTGGTGTTGCAG GGTCAGCTAGAGCTAATGCTGGACATCCTGGTTTTCCATTCATCCCGCCAGGATGGTAGCAATGAGTGCTCCCAAAACAATGGCAACTGTGCCCACCTTTGCCTGGCTACGCCTGCTGGTGCTCAATGCCGCTGTGCCTCCCACTACACCTTGAACCCTGACGGACGAAACTGTAGCT CTCCCTCTAGTTTCCTGCTCTTCAGTCAAAAGGCCAGCATCAGCAGGATGGTTTTAGGAGAGCAGAGTCCTGACATCATCCTGCCCATCCACGTCTTAAGGAACGTCCGAGCCGTCAGCTATGACCCACTGGACCGCCTTGTCTACTGGCTGGATGGACGACAGAACATAAGAAGGGCCAGAGACGATGGAGCCATG TCCATGATAGTGAGCAGCACTTTTCAGCCAATGGACAACCAGCTTCATGACCTGAGTCTGGACCCGTACAGCCGCCACATTTACTGGACCTGTGAGACAACCAACACAATCAATGTCCAGAGGATGGATGGACACACTGTGGGTGTGGTCCTAAAGGACGACACGGACAAGCCCCGGGCCATCATGGTCAGCGCTGAGAAAGG GTACATGTATTTCACCACAGTGCAAGAGCGCTCAGCTAAAATTGAAGGCGCCAGTCTGGacgggacagagagagaatctCTGTTTACCACTGGTCTGATTAGACCAGTAGCTCTGGCTCTGGACAATAAACTGGGAAAACTGTTCTGGGTCGATGCTGACCTTAAACGCATCGAGAGCAGTGATCTTACAG GAGCCAATCGCATCGTCCTCCAGGATTCCAACATTCTCCAGCCAATGGGGCTGACAGTCCTGGGAGGCCATCTGTACTGGATCGACCGGCAGCAGCAAATGATAGAGAGGGTGGACAAACTGACAGGAGATGGACGCACACGCATTCAGGGACGGATATCATACCTGACCTCCATCCATGCTGTGGAAGAGATGGACCCACAGGAATTTG CATCCCACCCTTGTTCCCGTGACAACGGGGGTTGTTCTCATATCTGCATTGCTAAGGGTGATGGTACACCCCGCTGCTCCTGTCCAATGCACCTGGTGTTACTGCAGGACCTGCTGCGCTGTGGAG AGCCTCCCACTTGCTCCACAGAGCAGTTCACCTGCTCCACAGGGGAGATCGACTGTATTCCCATGGCTTGGCGGTGTGATGGCGTTACTGAATGTGAAGACGGTAGTGATGAGGAGAACTGTCCCGTGTGCTCAGCCTTCCAGTTCCTGTGTGATAAAGGAGGCTGTATTGATGCTCAGAGGCGCTGCAACGGTGAACCCGACTGTGCTGATGACACTGATGAGCAAGACTGTGAAA CTATCTGCCATCCCAATCAGTTCCGCTGTAGTGACAACCAGTGCATCACCAAGAAACAACAGTGTGACAACTACTCTGACTGTCCCGACGGATCAGATGAGCTTGCTTGTG AGAATGTGTCACCTCCCTCCAGTGGCATCCCCAACACGGGGCCCAACACCATTGGTCCAGTCATTGCCATCATCCTGCTGGTCTTTGTTATCGGGGCAGCTTATTTTGTTTGCCAGCGTGTGGTGTGTCGTCGCTACAAGGGCCCTAGTGGGACTTTTCCTCATGAGTACATCGGTGGTACGCCCCATGTACCCCTCAACTTCATCTCCCCAAGCAGCTCCCAACATGGCACCTTCCAAG GGATTTCTTGTGGAAAGTCCATGATGAGCTCGGTCAGCCTGATGGGCAGCAACAGCAGTGGAGCACCCCTCTATGACAGGAACCACGTGACTGGAGCCTCATCTAGCAGCTCATCATCTACCAAGGGAGCCTTCTACcctcag ATCCTAAACCCACCTCCGTCCCCGGCTACTGACCGCTCTCTCTACAACACAGAGATCTTCTACTCTTCCAACAGTCCATCCACCACCAGATCATACAG ACCTTACCATCCAGTCCGTGGCACTGCCCCGCCTACTACGCCCTGCAGCACTGACGTCTGTGACAGTGACTACACCCCCCACCACCTGCCGGCTGGGCTGGCATCATCAACAGGCCGGTGGAAGGCCATGGGCCATGGCAGCCACGGCAAACACACCAAATACTACATGGACCTTAACTCAGACTCTGACCCCTACCCTCCACCCCCCACTCCCCGTTCCCAGTACCTGTCAGCTGAGGACAGTTGCCCCCCATCCCCTTCCACAGAGCACTCCTACTTTCACCTctgcccccctcctccctcaccctgcaCCGACTCCTTGTGA